In Mycobacterium stomatepiae, the following are encoded in one genomic region:
- a CDS encoding dienelactone hydrolase family protein yields MNPLQRYIADEIAIDHIDGLLPRREAMRRLALLGLGSAAASALLAACSTAQEQSEAPQPRLVPETSTGPAQPPGMAHVLPTQSISWNGSAGPLQGAWAQAADAKGAVLVIHENKGLNDWVRSVAGRLAGAGFSALAIDLLSEKGGTAVFHDPAEATAALGAIAPDQFTHDINSGIAELTLRAPGQKVGVVGFCFGGGLVWQLLTAGALGVSAAVPFYGPLPPNPDFAGSKAAVLGIYGALDSRVTGSQATAKAALDRFGLINELVVEPGADHAFFNDTGPRYNATAAADAWRRLLDWFSGYLSA; encoded by the coding sequence GTGAACCCCCTGCAGCGCTATATCGCCGACGAGATCGCGATCGACCACATCGATGGCCTGCTGCCCAGACGCGAAGCGATGCGGCGGCTGGCTCTGCTCGGATTGGGGAGTGCGGCGGCATCCGCGCTGCTCGCCGCCTGCTCCACGGCGCAGGAACAGTCGGAGGCGCCCCAACCCCGGCTAGTTCCCGAAACCTCAACTGGCCCAGCACAACCACCCGGTATGGCGCATGTCCTGCCCACGCAGTCGATCTCGTGGAACGGGTCAGCGGGTCCGCTGCAAGGCGCGTGGGCCCAGGCGGCCGACGCCAAGGGTGCCGTGTTGGTGATTCACGAGAACAAGGGGCTCAACGACTGGGTGCGATCGGTCGCCGGCCGGCTGGCCGGGGCCGGGTTTTCGGCGCTCGCCATCGACCTGCTCTCGGAGAAAGGCGGGACCGCCGTCTTTCACGACCCGGCGGAGGCGACCGCCGCGCTCGGCGCTATCGCGCCGGACCAGTTCACCCACGACATCAACTCCGGCATCGCGGAATTGACCCTGCGCGCACCGGGGCAGAAGGTCGGGGTGGTCGGCTTCTGCTTCGGCGGGGGACTGGTGTGGCAACTGCTCACCGCCGGCGCGCTCGGGGTCTCGGCCGCGGTGCCGTTTTACGGTCCGTTGCCGCCCAACCCCGACTTCGCCGGGTCCAAGGCGGCGGTGCTCGGCATCTACGGCGCCTTGGACAGCAGGGTCACCGGCTCGCAAGCGACCGCCAAGGCCGCACTCGACCGGTTTGGGCTGATCAACGAGCTGGTGGTGGAACCAGGCGCCGACCACGCGTTCTTCAACGACACCGGCCCTCGCTACAACGCGACGGCTGCCGCCGATGCCTGGCGGCGACTGTTGGACTGGTTCAGCGGGTACCTGTCTGCCTAG
- a CDS encoding nuclear transport factor 2 family protein — protein sequence MIAVEDVVLGLWQALSRRDWDAVKTFLADDCLYVDMPVPAVSARGPEDIVKRLKMGLEHLAGYENHDGVLLSNGTDVMYEHSETWTFSSGERGVLRFVTVHKVADGKITVWKDYWDMNSLVSFAPPNHFEALASADTSWVFDATGLI from the coding sequence ATGATCGCGGTCGAGGATGTCGTACTCGGGTTGTGGCAGGCGCTTTCGCGGCGGGATTGGGATGCGGTCAAGACGTTCTTGGCCGACGACTGCCTCTACGTCGACATGCCGGTTCCCGCGGTGTCGGCGCGTGGTCCGGAAGACATCGTGAAACGGCTCAAGATGGGACTCGAGCACCTGGCGGGATACGAGAACCATGACGGCGTGCTGCTATCCAACGGCACCGACGTGATGTACGAACATTCCGAAACTTGGACGTTCAGCTCCGGTGAACGGGGAGTGTTGCGATTCGTCACGGTACATAAGGTCGCCGACGGCAAGATCACGGTCTGGAAGGACTACTGGGACATGAACAGCCTGGTCAGCTTCGCGCCGCCGAACCACTTCGAGGCGCTGGCGTCCGCCGATACGTCCTGGGTTTTCGATGCCACAGGTCTGATCTAG
- a CDS encoding DUF1810 domain-containing protein, which produces MDSADDPFDLTRFVVAQAPVYGSVVEELRGGRKRGHWMWYIFSQLRGLGSSPTAVHYGISSLQEARAYLRHELLGPRLHECTQLVNRVQGRSIAEIFGSPDDLKLRSSMTLFALAADDGGQDFTTLLENYYDGKRDELTLAQLHD; this is translated from the coding sequence ATGGACTCCGCAGACGATCCCTTCGATCTGACACGCTTCGTTGTCGCGCAGGCCCCGGTCTACGGGTCCGTTGTCGAGGAGTTGCGCGGCGGACGAAAACGCGGTCACTGGATGTGGTACATATTCTCGCAGCTACGAGGCCTGGGCAGCAGTCCGACGGCAGTGCACTACGGCATCTCGTCGCTGCAGGAGGCCCGCGCATATCTGCGGCATGAGCTGCTCGGGCCGCGGCTGCACGAGTGCACTCAACTGGTCAATCGGGTGCAGGGCCGCTCGATCGCGGAGATCTTCGGCTCACCGGATGATCTCAAGCTGCGTTCGTCGATGACGCTGTTCGCCCTCGCCGCCGACGACGGCGGGCAAGACTTCACCACGCTGCTCGAGAATTACTACGACGGCAAGCGGGACGAGCTGACGCTGGCCCAGCTCCACGACTAG
- the bfr gene encoding bacterioferritin, which yields MQGDADVLRLLNEQLTSELTAINQYFLHSKMQENWGFTEVAEHTRSESFDEMRHAEAITDRILLLDGLPNYQRLFSLRIGQTLREQFEADLAIEYEVLARLKPGVIMCRAKEDSTSAFLLEKIIADEENHVDYLETQLQLMDKLGEPLYLAQCVSRPPGSIA from the coding sequence ATGCAAGGGGATGCGGACGTTCTGCGTCTACTCAACGAGCAATTGACCAGTGAGCTCACCGCGATCAACCAGTACTTCTTGCACTCGAAAATGCAAGAGAACTGGGGCTTCACCGAAGTGGCCGAGCACACCCGCTCGGAGTCCTTCGACGAGATGCGCCACGCCGAGGCGATCACCGACCGCATCTTGCTGCTGGACGGCCTGCCGAACTATCAGCGCCTGTTCTCGTTGCGGATCGGTCAGACACTGCGCGAGCAGTTCGAGGCGGATCTGGCCATCGAGTACGAAGTATTGGCCCGGCTGAAGCCCGGCGTCATCATGTGCCGCGCGAAGGAAGACAGCACCAGCGCGTTCTTGCTCGAGAAGATCATCGCCGACGAGGAAAACCACGTCGACTATCTCGAGACGCAGCTGCAGCTGATGGACAAGCTGGGCGAGCCGCTGTACCTGGCGCAATGTGTCTCGCGCCCGCCGGGCTCTATCGCGTAG
- a CDS encoding alpha-hydroxy acid oxidase, with product MVVKRRMPKARDLAPLMQFKRPVFDATRRRLDAAFTIDDLRRIAKRRTPKAAFDYTDGAAEDELSLERARQAFRDIEFHPTILRDVSTVTTGWDVLGLPVALPFGIAPTGFTRLMQTEGEIAGAAAAARAGIPFALSTLGTCAIEDLVTAVPQGRKWFQLYMWKDRERSMALVKRAADAGFDTLLATVDVPVSGARFRDNRNGMTIPPSLTLRTVLDAVPHPKWWFDLLTTEPLAFASLDRWPGTVGEYLSTMFDPSLTFDDLVWIKQQWPGKLVVKGIQTLEDARAVVERGVDGIVLSNHGGRQLDRAPVPFHLLPVVARELGKDTEVVVDTGIMSGADIVAAIALGARFTLVGRAYLYGLMAGGEAGVNRAIEILESGILRTMRLLGVRSLEELSPAHVTQLRRLGPVG from the coding sequence ATGGTGGTCAAACGACGCATGCCCAAAGCCCGTGACCTGGCTCCGCTGATGCAGTTCAAGCGGCCTGTGTTCGACGCGACCAGGCGCCGGCTCGACGCGGCCTTCACGATCGACGATCTGCGTCGCATCGCCAAGCGGCGGACCCCGAAGGCGGCATTCGACTACACCGACGGCGCGGCCGAGGACGAGCTGTCGCTCGAACGTGCCCGACAAGCCTTCCGCGACATCGAATTTCATCCGACGATCCTGCGCGACGTCAGCACTGTGACCACCGGGTGGGACGTGCTGGGTCTGCCCGTGGCGTTGCCGTTCGGCATCGCACCGACCGGTTTCACCCGGTTGATGCAGACCGAAGGCGAGATCGCCGGCGCCGCCGCGGCGGCCAGGGCCGGCATCCCGTTCGCGCTCTCCACGCTCGGCACCTGCGCGATCGAAGACCTGGTGACCGCGGTCCCGCAGGGCCGCAAATGGTTTCAGCTGTACATGTGGAAGGACCGCGAGCGGTCGATGGCGCTGGTCAAACGCGCCGCCGACGCGGGATTCGACACCCTGCTGGCCACCGTCGACGTGCCGGTCTCCGGAGCGCGGTTCCGGGACAACCGCAATGGCATGACGATCCCGCCGTCGTTGACGCTGCGGACCGTGCTCGACGCGGTGCCGCACCCGAAATGGTGGTTCGACCTACTGACCACCGAACCGCTGGCGTTCGCGTCGCTGGATCGCTGGCCGGGCACCGTCGGCGAATACCTCAGCACGATGTTCGACCCCAGCCTGACCTTCGACGACCTGGTCTGGATCAAGCAGCAATGGCCCGGCAAGCTCGTGGTCAAGGGCATCCAGACGCTCGAAGATGCGCGCGCCGTGGTGGAGCGCGGTGTCGACGGCATCGTGCTGTCCAATCATGGTGGGCGCCAACTAGATCGGGCCCCAGTGCCCTTTCATCTATTGCCGGTGGTGGCCCGCGAACTCGGCAAGGACACCGAGGTCGTGGTGGACACCGGCATCATGTCGGGCGCCGACATTGTCGCGGCGATCGCGCTCGGGGCGCGGTTCACGCTCGTTGGGCGGGCCTACCTGTACGGGCTGATGGCCGGCGGCGAGGCGGGGGTCAACCGCGCGATCGAAATCCTGGAGAGCGGGATACTGCGCACGATGCGGCTGCTGGGTGTGAGGAGCCTCGAGGAGCTTTCACCCGCGCACGTCACGCAGCTGCGGCGGCTCGGACCGGTCGGGTAA
- a CDS encoding peroxiredoxin yields the protein MTLLTIGDQFPAYALTGLIGGDLSKVDAQQPEDYFKTFSSDDHEGKWRIVFFWPKDFTFVCPTEIAAFGKLNDEFEDRDAQVLGVSVDSEFVHFQWRAQHEDLKKLPFPMLSDIKRELALATGVLNADGVADRVTFIVDPNNEIQFVSATAGSVGRNVDEVLRVLDALQSDELCACNWRKGDPTLNAGELLKASA from the coding sequence ATGACACTGCTAACGATCGGCGACCAGTTCCCCGCTTACGCGCTCACCGGGCTGATCGGTGGCGACCTGTCGAAGGTCGACGCTCAGCAGCCCGAGGACTACTTCAAAACCTTCTCCAGCGATGACCACGAGGGCAAGTGGCGAATCGTGTTCTTCTGGCCGAAGGACTTCACCTTCGTGTGCCCGACCGAGATCGCCGCGTTCGGCAAGCTGAACGACGAGTTCGAGGATCGCGACGCGCAGGTGCTCGGCGTCTCGGTGGACAGCGAGTTCGTGCACTTCCAGTGGCGGGCCCAGCACGAGGACCTCAAGAAGCTGCCGTTCCCGATGCTCTCGGACATCAAGCGTGAACTTGCCCTGGCTACCGGGGTGCTCAACGCCGACGGCGTCGCGGACCGCGTGACCTTCATCGTCGACCCCAACAACGAGATCCAATTCGTCTCGGCGACCGCGGGTTCCGTGGGGCGTAACGTCGACGAGGTGCTGCGGGTGCTGGATGCTCTGCAATCCGACGAGCTGTGTGCCTGCAACTGGCGCAAGGGCGACCCGACCCTGAACGCCGGCGAGCTGCTCAAGGCTTCGGCGTAG
- a CDS encoding alkyl hydroperoxide reductase, with protein sequence MTIENLKEALPEYAKDLKLNLGSIARSTVLNDEQLWGTLLASAAATRNTQVLAEIGAEAADNLSAEAYQAALGAASIMGMNNVFYRGRGFLEGKYDDLRAGLRMNIIGNPGVDKANFELWSFAVSSINGCSHCVVAHEHTLREAGVDREAILEALKAAAIVSGVAQAITAAETLASVG encoded by the coding sequence ATGACCATCGAGAATCTGAAGGAAGCGCTGCCGGAGTACGCCAAGGATCTGAAGCTCAACCTGGGCTCGATCGCCCGCAGCACCGTGTTGAACGACGAGCAGCTCTGGGGCACGTTGTTGGCAAGTGCCGCGGCGACGCGAAACACCCAGGTGCTGGCCGAGATTGGCGCCGAAGCGGCGGACAACCTCTCTGCCGAGGCGTACCAGGCGGCGCTGGGAGCCGCGTCGATCATGGGGATGAACAACGTGTTCTACCGTGGCCGCGGCTTCCTGGAGGGCAAGTACGACGACCTGCGGGCCGGCCTGCGGATGAACATCATCGGCAACCCGGGTGTGGACAAGGCGAATTTCGAGCTGTGGTCCTTCGCCGTGTCGTCGATCAACGGGTGTTCGCACTGCGTCGTCGCGCATGAGCACACCCTGCGCGAGGCCGGTGTTGATCGCGAAGCGATCCTGGAAGCCCTGAAGGCGGCCGCGATCGTTTCCGGGGTGGCACAGGCGATCACCGCCGCCGAGACGCTGGCGAGTGTCGGCTGA
- a CDS encoding alpha-amylase family glycosyl hydrolase, with amino-acid sequence MTPTWVSHAIWWQVYPLGFVGAFPTPEGSAPPGPGEHRLRRLAEWFDHAIELGASGIALGPIFASRTHGYDTTDHFRIDPRLGDDDDFDYLIAQARARGLRVLVDGVFNHVGTDFGRYCDATRDDGAAHWFRGRSGRFHTFEGHSELITLNHDNPDVVDYVVDVMAHWLQRGADGWRLDAAYAVPQQFWATALPRVRERHPDAWFVGELIHGDYAAIVEQATFDSATQYELWKAIWSSLNDGNFFELDWALQRHNTFLASFAPLTFIGNHDVTRIASRLENTDHLPLALVLLLTIGGVPSVYGGDEFGFRAVKEERYGGDDAVRPEFASPPLSLDDFGAEIWRLHQFLVGLRRRHPWLHAATTTALRLTNRHYVYETRSGDDALLVTLNVDNEPLRLVLSELGAARAEVLAGSSAPPSDVVGELTVEPHGWRILRPA; translated from the coding sequence ATGACGCCAACCTGGGTCTCACATGCGATCTGGTGGCAGGTCTATCCCTTGGGTTTCGTGGGAGCATTTCCCACGCCCGAGGGATCGGCCCCGCCGGGTCCGGGAGAACACCGGCTGCGGCGCCTCGCCGAATGGTTCGACCACGCTATCGAGCTGGGGGCATCCGGAATCGCGCTGGGGCCGATCTTCGCCTCGCGCACACACGGATACGACACCACCGACCATTTCCGGATCGACCCCCGCCTCGGTGACGACGACGATTTCGACTACCTGATCGCGCAGGCCCGAGCCCGCGGCCTGCGGGTCTTAGTCGACGGTGTCTTCAACCATGTCGGGACGGACTTCGGCCGCTACTGCGACGCGACACGCGACGACGGGGCCGCGCACTGGTTTCGTGGCCGTTCGGGGCGATTTCACACCTTCGAGGGGCATTCCGAACTCATTACCCTCAACCACGACAATCCGGACGTCGTCGACTACGTCGTCGATGTGATGGCGCACTGGTTGCAACGCGGCGCGGATGGCTGGCGTCTGGACGCGGCTTACGCAGTGCCGCAACAATTCTGGGCTACCGCTTTGCCAAGAGTGCGTGAACGGCATCCCGACGCCTGGTTCGTCGGCGAACTCATCCATGGCGACTACGCGGCGATCGTCGAGCAGGCTACGTTCGACTCGGCCACTCAATACGAGCTGTGGAAGGCGATCTGGAGCAGCCTCAACGACGGCAACTTCTTCGAGCTTGACTGGGCACTGCAGCGGCACAACACCTTCCTGGCCAGCTTCGCACCGTTGACGTTCATCGGCAATCACGACGTCACGCGCATCGCCAGCCGCCTGGAAAACACCGATCATCTGCCGCTCGCGCTGGTGTTGTTGCTGACGATCGGCGGGGTGCCCAGCGTCTACGGCGGCGACGAATTCGGATTTCGCGCCGTCAAAGAGGAACGGTACGGCGGCGACGACGCGGTTCGCCCGGAATTCGCCTCTCCCCCATTGTCTTTGGACGACTTCGGCGCCGAGATATGGCGACTGCACCAGTTCCTGGTTGGACTGCGTCGTCGCCATCCCTGGCTGCATGCGGCCACGACCACCGCGCTGCGGCTCACCAATCGGCACTACGTCTACGAGACGCGTAGCGGCGACGACGCACTGTTGGTCACCTTGAACGTCGACAACGAGCCGCTGCGGCTGGTGCTTTCGGAGCTGGGCGCGGCGCGCGCCGAGGTGCTCGCCGGATCCTCCGCGCCGCCCAGCGACGTCGTCGGCGAGCTGACCGTCGAGCCGCATGGCTGGCGAATCCTGCGGCCCGCCTAG
- a CDS encoding PPOX class F420-dependent oxidoreductase, whose product MATLKDAVALAAEESGLAVISTVRADGTVQASLVNVGLLPHPQTGEPVLGFTTYGKVKLANLRERPQLAVTYRNGWQWATVEGRAELVGPDDSQPWLAGADQLRLLLREVFTAAGGTHEDWDEYDRMMALERRAVVLIAPTRVYSNG is encoded by the coding sequence ATGGCCACACTCAAAGACGCTGTGGCGCTGGCGGCGGAGGAAAGCGGATTAGCGGTGATCTCGACCGTTCGCGCCGACGGAACCGTGCAGGCGTCGCTGGTCAACGTCGGTCTGCTACCGCACCCGCAGACCGGTGAACCGGTCCTCGGCTTCACCACCTACGGCAAAGTCAAACTGGCCAATCTCCGCGAGCGACCGCAACTGGCCGTAACGTACCGCAACGGCTGGCAGTGGGCGACCGTCGAAGGACGCGCGGAGCTGGTGGGGCCCGACGACTCGCAGCCGTGGCTTGCCGGCGCCGACCAATTGCGGCTGCTGCTTCGCGAGGTCTTCACCGCCGCCGGCGGGACTCACGAGGACTGGGACGAGTACGACCGGATGATGGCGTTGGAACGTCGCGCCGTCGTGCTGATCGCACCCACCCGTGTCTATAGCAACGGGTGA
- a CDS encoding (2Fe-2S)-binding protein, whose product MYVCLCVGVTNHAVAECVARGASTCKEVASACGAGGDCGRCRRTVRAIIEASQKHETELQPAASL is encoded by the coding sequence ATGTACGTCTGCCTATGCGTTGGCGTCACCAACCACGCCGTGGCCGAGTGCGTCGCACGCGGTGCATCCACCTGCAAAGAAGTGGCCTCGGCGTGCGGCGCGGGCGGTGACTGCGGGCGCTGCCGGCGCACCGTGCGCGCCATCATCGAGGCATCCCAAAAACACGAGACCGAGCTCCAGCCCGCGGCATCGCTCTAG
- a CDS encoding cytochrome P450 — protein MKQRLHWLAMHGFIRGVATIGLRRGDMQARLIADPRVAADPVSFCDELHALGPMVKSRVGYLAVDHGLIHNLLRSDDFRVLVLGSNLPAPVRWLERRARDDLLHPLREPSLLATEPPDHTRYRKTVSAVFTSRAVAALRDRVEETAANLLDELASEPGVVDVVGRYCSQLPVAIISDILGVPERDRPRVLEFGELAAPSLDVGLPWRQYRRVQQGIAGFNAWLVDHLRQLRRSPGDDLMSQLIQTAESGSADTHLDETELTAIAALVLAAGFETTVNLLGNGIRMLLDTPEHLQTLRERPELWPNAVEEILRLDSPVQLTVRKAVNDVELVGRQVNRGDVVLLYLAAANRDPSVFEDPHRFDIERPNAGRHLAFSGGRHFCLGAALARAEGEVGLRAFFDRFPDVRAAGAGTRRDTRVLRGWSSLPVALGRARSMAPLDV, from the coding sequence GTGAAACAGCGATTGCACTGGCTGGCGATGCACGGGTTCATCCGGGGCGTCGCAACCATCGGGCTCCGCCGCGGTGACATGCAGGCCAGGCTGATCGCCGATCCGAGAGTGGCGGCCGACCCGGTTTCCTTCTGCGACGAACTGCACGCGCTGGGCCCCATGGTGAAAAGCCGCGTCGGCTATCTGGCCGTCGACCATGGCCTGATCCACAACCTGCTGCGGTCCGACGACTTCCGGGTGCTGGTGCTGGGATCGAATCTGCCGGCGCCGGTGCGATGGCTGGAGCGCCGCGCCCGCGACGATCTGCTGCATCCGCTGCGCGAACCTTCGTTGCTGGCCACCGAGCCGCCCGACCACACCCGCTACCGCAAGACGGTTTCGGCCGTGTTCACGTCGCGAGCGGTCGCCGCGCTCCGCGACCGTGTGGAGGAAACCGCGGCCAACCTGCTGGACGAGCTGGCCAGCGAGCCCGGCGTGGTAGACGTCGTCGGCCGCTACTGCTCGCAGCTTCCGGTCGCCATCATCAGCGATATCTTGGGTGTGCCCGAGCGAGACCGGCCGCGCGTCTTGGAGTTCGGCGAACTGGCCGCCCCGAGTCTGGACGTCGGATTGCCGTGGCGCCAGTACCGCAGGGTGCAGCAAGGGATCGCCGGGTTCAACGCGTGGCTCGTCGACCACCTGCGGCAACTCCGGCGCTCGCCCGGTGACGATTTGATGAGTCAACTGATTCAGACTGCCGAAAGCGGTTCTGCCGACACTCATCTGGACGAAACCGAACTCACCGCAATCGCCGCGCTGGTATTGGCCGCCGGTTTCGAGACCACAGTGAACCTGTTGGGAAACGGGATCCGCATGCTGCTCGACACGCCCGAACATCTCCAGACGCTGCGCGAGCGTCCCGAGCTATGGCCTAACGCCGTCGAAGAGATCCTGCGGCTGGACTCGCCGGTACAACTCACCGTCCGGAAGGCCGTCAACGACGTCGAGCTGGTTGGCCGACAGGTCAACCGCGGCGACGTGGTGCTGCTCTACCTGGCCGCCGCCAACCGGGATCCGTCGGTGTTCGAGGATCCGCATCGCTTCGACATCGAACGTCCGAACGCGGGCAGGCATCTCGCCTTCTCCGGAGGTCGGCACTTCTGCCTCGGCGCCGCACTCGCGCGCGCCGAGGGCGAGGTCGGGCTGCGGGCCTTCTTCGACCGCTTCCCCGACGTGCGGGCGGCCGGTGCCGGCACGCGTCGGGACACCCGGGTACTGCGGGGCTGGTCTAGCCTGCCGGTCGCGCTGGGGCGGGCGCGATCGATGGCTCCGCTCGACGTCTAG
- a CDS encoding enoyl-CoA hydratase/isomerase family protein, translating into MTLLIDDTNRVRTLTLNRPEALNAFNEALYDATAEALLAAADDPEVAVVVLTGTGRGFSAGTDLAEMQARITDPEFTPGKHGFPGLIDALSAFPKPLICAVNGVGVGIGATILGYADLAFMSSTARLKCPFTSLGVAPEAASSYLLPQLVGRQSAAWLLMSSEWVDAQEALRMGLVWRVCEPEELLPETRRHAEVLASRPVSSLMAVKHTMTEPIRPGIVAATARENAHFAELMGAHANAAALASFAERKS; encoded by the coding sequence GTGACGCTGCTGATCGATGACACCAACCGGGTGCGCACCCTGACGCTGAACCGGCCCGAGGCGCTCAACGCTTTCAACGAAGCGCTGTACGACGCCACCGCCGAGGCCCTGTTGGCCGCCGCCGACGATCCTGAGGTCGCGGTCGTCGTCTTGACCGGGACCGGGCGCGGCTTTTCCGCCGGCACCGATCTCGCCGAGATGCAGGCGCGCATCACGGACCCCGAGTTCACTCCTGGCAAACACGGATTCCCCGGCCTGATCGATGCGCTGAGCGCGTTTCCCAAACCACTGATCTGCGCCGTGAACGGCGTCGGCGTGGGAATCGGTGCCACCATCCTCGGCTATGCCGACCTGGCATTCATGTCGTCGACAGCGCGGCTGAAATGCCCGTTCACCAGCCTCGGCGTGGCCCCCGAGGCGGCATCGTCCTACCTGCTGCCGCAGTTGGTGGGTCGCCAGAGCGCCGCGTGGTTGTTGATGTCCTCGGAATGGGTCGACGCGCAGGAGGCCCTGCGGATGGGTCTGGTGTGGCGGGTCTGTGAGCCGGAAGAGCTGCTGCCCGAAACCCGTCGGCATGCCGAAGTCCTTGCCTCCCGGCCGGTTTCGAGCCTGATGGCGGTCAAACACACGATGACAGAACCGATCCGGCCCGGCATCGTGGCCGCGACCGCGCGAGAGAATGCCCACTTCGCCGAGCTGATGGGCGCACACGCCAACGCCGCTGCCCTGGCCTCGTTCGCGGAGCGGAAGAGTTAA
- a CDS encoding hydrogen peroxide-inducible genes activator, with product MTDKTFQPTLAGLRAFAAVAEKHHFGSAAKALGVSQSTLSQSLSALETGLGTHLVERSTRRVRLTPEGTQLLPLAQAVVEAAEAFTAAAGGTSDPLQGTLRLGMIPTVAPYVLPTVLAGRASRLPTLTLRVIEDQTERLLAALREGSLDAALIALPDGTSGITEVPIYEEDFLLAVPPAHPLSGKRRVPTAALADLPLLLLDEGHCLRDQALDVCQKAGVRAELADTRAASLATAVQCVTGGLGVTLIPQSAAPVEAARSRLGLAQFATPRPGRRIGLVFRSSSGRDESYRRLAAIIGESIGSEQQVRLVK from the coding sequence ATGACCGATAAGACTTTTCAACCGACCCTGGCCGGGCTGCGGGCATTCGCCGCGGTCGCCGAGAAGCACCATTTCGGAAGTGCCGCAAAGGCTCTCGGGGTCAGTCAATCGACTCTCTCGCAGTCGCTCTCCGCCCTCGAAACGGGCCTGGGCACCCACCTCGTCGAGCGCTCGACGCGGCGTGTCCGCTTGACACCGGAAGGCACGCAGCTGCTGCCGTTGGCCCAAGCCGTGGTCGAGGCGGCGGAGGCTTTCACCGCGGCGGCGGGGGGCACCTCGGATCCGCTGCAGGGCACCCTGCGGCTGGGCATGATCCCCACGGTCGCGCCCTACGTCCTGCCCACGGTGCTGGCCGGTCGCGCCAGTCGCTTGCCCACGCTGACGCTGCGGGTCATCGAGGACCAAACCGAACGGCTGTTGGCGGCGCTGCGCGAGGGGTCGCTGGACGCGGCGCTGATCGCACTGCCCGACGGCACCAGCGGGATCACCGAGGTCCCGATCTACGAGGAGGACTTTCTGCTCGCGGTACCGCCCGCACACCCCCTGTCGGGCAAACGCCGGGTGCCCACCGCGGCATTGGCCGACTTGCCGCTGCTGCTGCTGGACGAAGGCCACTGCCTCCGGGATCAAGCTCTCGACGTGTGCCAAAAGGCCGGTGTGCGAGCCGAACTCGCCGATACTCGAGCCGCTTCACTGGCGACGGCGGTGCAATGCGTGACCGGCGGCCTGGGAGTGACCCTGATCCCGCAGAGCGCCGCGCCCGTCGAGGCCGCGCGAAGCCGGCTCGGGCTCGCCCAGTTTGCGACCCCGCGCCCGGGCCGGCGAATCGGCCTGGTGTTCCGCTCGTCGAGCGGCCGCGACGAATCCTATCGGCGACTGGCCGCGATCATCGGGGAGTCGATCGGCAGCGAACAGCAGGTGCGGTTGGTGAAATAG
- a CDS encoding carboxymuconolactone decarboxylase family protein produces MSRIGTFADDDIYSWAAKSPDLGGAIANFSQAVYTKNRLPMRTREIARAVIAHDNECTVCMNTRDADGPASGVDEELYEHALEWRTWPGFSEQERLAAEFAHRFGTEHTKLRDDEDFWSRANEHFSEELLADLAMSCALWVGMGRMLRTLDIGQTCMLTLPSRA; encoded by the coding sequence ATGAGCCGAATCGGAACGTTCGCTGACGACGACATCTACAGCTGGGCCGCCAAGTCTCCGGATCTCGGCGGCGCGATCGCCAACTTCAGCCAGGCTGTGTACACCAAGAACCGGCTGCCGATGCGCACCCGCGAGATCGCCCGCGCCGTGATCGCCCACGACAACGAATGCACCGTGTGCATGAACACCCGCGACGCCGACGGGCCGGCCTCGGGCGTCGACGAAGAGCTCTACGAGCACGCGTTGGAGTGGCGCACCTGGCCCGGATTCAGTGAGCAGGAGCGGCTGGCGGCCGAGTTCGCGCACCGGTTCGGCACCGAGCACACCAAGTTGCGCGACGACGAAGACTTCTGGAGCCGGGCCAACGAGCACTTCTCCGAAGAGTTACTCGCCGACCTCGCCATGTCCTGCGCGCTGTGGGTCGGCATGGGACGAATGTTGCGGACCCTCGACATCGGCCAGACCTGCATGCTGACCCTGCCCAGCCGGGCGTAA